The DNA segment TTTAGGTATTCCTCAAAAGGTGATGGGGTAACCCTGAGCAAGGTTACTTTCGTATttagtttcctcttttgtaaactGGAGGGAATGATACTGTGTGACTTCTGCCCTACAAGGTGATTCCAAGGGTCAAATAAGATTTATTATAGGGTGGAGTGCCTTGTGTAGAGTGTAACAGTATATGAAAATTGTCTCTATTCCGCCCTCTCTGTTCTCTCCCAACCcaattcctcttttccttccctgtTGAACTCCCTACACTCCCTGGGTTAAAATTATGCCTCCTTCAACCATTGTAACCTCCATATACCTCAGTGTATTTAGAACCCTGAGAGAGAGACCAGTTGGGTCCTTGGTGGCTGCCTGGCTCTTTGTCTCTTTGGGCAAAAAAGGCTACACCCCAAATGAAAAGCTTTAGTCACTTGTCACCAAAGTCTCCTTGTATCTCTAACATGGTGCGGATTCACTTAGAATAGTTTCACTCCATATGCTGATGATTTGGTGGGAAAAGTGAAAATCTGCTAATACCTGCAAATTTCTGTCAATGCGGACAAGTCACACTATTTTAAGAAATGATGGTAGGGCTTTAGAAATTTCTAAGGGTAGCAGCAGAACACCGATGCTAACATAATCATCTCCCccattttgaaataaagatattGTCAGGGGAAGGACACTGGAAGAATGTTGTTAAAATCCTTGGTCCTCATCTGTTTGGacccattttatgttttattatcatGGAAGACTCTTTGCTTCTCAAAGTATGGGCCAAATGTGACTGTGCTTTCATTTTAACTCCAAGATACCTGGGGTAGCCTAGATGATAATCTAATGAAGTCTAGCCCTGGCACACGTCAGCAAGTTACACCTAGCCAGGAACCTACACAGAGTGggtacttagtaaatatttattgaaaaagaatttgaatagCAGTAATCACACTTttccaaacactacatgttctttTTCAGTGCGTTTTGACTCTTTCCTCAGGAGAACAATGAAAACTTGTCTCATATTCaatgactaaaataaattttagcagtTTCAAGTTTTGTAGAAAAATTCATGAGATTGAGAATGAGCATTAGCTGGGTCTAAGTTTCCTTACACAGGGCAGCTGAATCTTGACATTGTATTTATCATAAAAGTGATATGTTTAtagaaaatttggagaaaataaatataaagaaagaaaattacctaTGAGTTTATCTATTAAGATATAAACATGATTAACatttagtttattttcctttttgtcctttttgcaagcatatatatacatatacgtgggATAAATATCTATATTAATTGAATTATAATTTTACTATGCATGTAATTCACTTGCACTGGTTTTGCTTTTACTGTGAACACTTTACTGTCATTAACTATACttagaaaatactatttttaaaaagtatataatattcatttgtggatattataattaatttactATTCCCTCATTTTTTGATatttagtactttaaaaataatgtttaattacaaattgtaatttaaaaacaaatattaatttcatttaatatgCATTTCTTCATTTGAATTTACAGAACTGGGTTTATAGGCCCAAAAGGTCAACGAATTTTCCTCATTCTCAGAGGAGTCCTTGGTTCTACCGCCATGATGCTTATATACTATGCTTACCAGACAATGTCCCTCGCTGATGCCACAGTTATCACGTTTAGCAGTCCAGTGTTTACGTCCATATTTGCTTGGATATGTCTCAAGGAAAAATATAGCCCTTGGGATGCTCTTTTCACCGTGTTCACAATCACTGGAGTGATCCTTATCGTGAGACCACCATTTTTGTTTGGTTCCGACACTTCGGGGATGGAAGAAAGCTATTCAGGCCACCTTAAGGGAACATTCGCAGCAATTGGAAGTGCCGTATTTGCTGCATCGACTCTAGTTATcctaagaaaaatgggaaaatctgTGGACTACTTTCTGAGCATTTGGTATTATGTAGTGCTTGGCCTCGTTGAAAGTGTCATCATCCTCTCTGTATTAGGAGAGTGGAGTCTGCCTTACTGTGGGTTGGACAGGCTATTTCTCGTATTCATTGGGCTCTTTGGTTTGGGGGGTCAGATATTTATCACAAAAGCACTTCAAATAGAAAAAGCAGGGCCAGTAGCAATAATGAAGACAATGGATGTGGTCTTTGCTTTTATCtttcagattattttctttaataatgtgcCAACATGGTGGACAGTGGGTGGTGCTCTCTGCGTAGTAGCCAGTAATGTTGGAGCGGCCATTCGTAAATGGTACCAAAGTTCCAAATGAAGCATCATTgctgaaatacatatttttttcaagtaCACCATCACCTAATTCACATACAGCATACGCACACATCTGGAAAATCTGCATTTTCTTCATTggttatatttaataaattgccTAAAGTACCATTTTTGAATGTAGTATGTCTTTAGTTAAGAATAGCTAGTCTGTTTGGTGTAACAATTTTTTGGTagctttggttttggttttgtttttttgttgttgttgttggggtcAAGTTGGTGAGAGGAGAGCTCATTGTttgaagaaaaaccaaaaaattttatGGCTagtaatattatatgtaatttttaaaatgtatttttggtaCTGATGGGATATGGGTGGGGAGGCTATTTTAGATATTCTTTTAGCAGTGTAGAGCCTAAGAAACTTGGTTCTActaccatgatctttataaactaTGCCTTCCAGACAATTGATAATGCTGCTATAATTAGTATTATGTTGATAATTCATTTGCAACCTTATTCTATTTAGGAGGATGAAGTTGAAGCTTAGAATAGGTGCCTGCTTAATGGTGTTAATAATACAAATGAATTGGCCTTATTTTCAAGGATTTTATAAATGATTATCATACTTGTAACTCATATTTGTGCCTTTTCATTTTAATGCTGGAATTTTTATTATGTCACCTCTAAAACACTTAAATTGCCAAATTTGGCTAGTAGTTTTGTTTCAGTGGCGTTAGCAACTGCAGCTAGCATACTATAATTTTAATTGTCCTCACTTTTTTTTGAAACTGCACTAAATTTTTCTTAACATTCCAAGATTTCAGATCTCTAAATCACAAAGAGAAATCTTGGCATGACCAGTGTGCACGTTTCCATCCTGAAGTGTTTTCTCTTCACTAGAAATGTGATTTTCTATAAATTCCCCTTGAATTTATAGTGTGATGCCAAATAAAATTTTCTCAGGATCttattaggttgaaccatatgTAATTGCCAAGATTTTACTATTTTAACTTAGAAAAACCACAGTTTCATATGATTCACCCTAATAGATACCTCCATTATTCTCTAAATGAAATAGAAGACTTTGGAgtatatgtttttaaagtaattttttaaaatatggtaatgtattaaacttatttttatagtTATGAAATTATGTGTAATAATGCTTTATGTTATACATTAAATGTAAAGACTTGTGAATCCATGTTTGATTGACTTTCATAGTTTCCTGCATTGAAATAAAATCACTATGAATTCTAGTTTATCAGCATGATGTTAAATGTCAGTGCCATACCATGATGCAGCACCATGACACTAACGCCATGAATTCAAACAGCACGTTTTACACCTGGAACTTCATCAGACCAATACTTTGCAGTTAGAGAGAATTTAATATCTAGAAAAGCTTGGGAGGTTAGTCAGGACTTAGGGAGTATACATAAATGATTACTTGTTGTAATGAACCCTTTATTGGTGAGGTTGCAATAGCTTCCAGCTCTTACTGTGTCAGATGAAGCATCTGTCATTATCTTAAGCCTGCAGAGTTGAAAGGTTATAGGCTCTTTCCTACCCTCTCATCATAATTTTTCCAAAGCAAAGAGGAACTTGGCTTCTGGGGTTCGTGCCTTAGTGAGAAAGAATCTTTTCCAATAGTTCCAATGGGGGAATTTTTGGCTTGCTGATTTTATCAATTGCCTTGACACCTGACAAACCCTAAATGAAGTCTATGTAGGTGAGTCATCTCTGTTCCACCTGATTTACAGTATTGGAATTTAGACTTGCAAAAACATCATTCTGCAAATATCTTAGATAATTACAGAATCAGGAGCATTTGAGAACTCTAGAGGTCTCAGAAATCATCACATAGGGGCCATGCTTCGTAGATAGGGATGAGAGAGAGGAGACCTGCCCAAGTTGAATTTCCAtggccttcctcccttccttagTTCCATGATAAAGTATGGACAGTAAACCACTACTTGAGCTACCTAAGGTGAATTAACTCTCAGGGAACCCTCTTCCAGTTCTTTACCTTGCACAGTGAAAGAATCAATGGCACCTAGAAGGTTAAATCTCTTTAGGCCCATACACTAGAGACATGTTTTGTTTGAACAATGTAGTTTAAGTACTTAAATGTCACACTATATAACTGAGGTTAGAGAAAATGTTTCTTCTAGCCCTTACAGGGTGTGATTCTTAAACACAATGTCCAAGGTGTATACAAGGATATGTATTGTAACAACTATGGGTATGTATATTTTGCAGAGCGTAGTTTCTATatcttgaaaaggaaaatattttcataaattgtttttataagtactaataaaataatatgaaagaaaGCTATATGTTGGTTGTTATGATTATAGCAAATATATAACTTATTTCCCTTTCAACCCTatgcttcaaaatatattttctgtaggaGATTGACCTCTAGCCATTCAGCTGGGATATAATCTCAAAGTTTAAACTGTTTATCTGACCCACTTGTACTATCAAGAGGGTCAGATGAACAGTGTAATCTGTTTATCTCTCCAAAATAAAGGCATTAGTCTTCTGTGTTAGTGAGACCTTCATTCTTCTAGATCCTGAGAACTTAAAGTAGCTTTGAACTCTGTACTTTTTGTTCCTGTAGCTAATCCGTTACTAAATCCTGAAGAGTCTTTCTTCTTATTGTCTTGCGGATTTATTCTTTCCTCACCATTTCCACTGCCACCATCTTAGTCCAAGACTTAGCACCTTACACCTGAATTACGACAACAGTTTACTGGTTACCTGCTTCAAGACTCTTTCTTCCACTCTGATTCCTGTCTCAGTGCCAGCTTAATGTTCCTAAAGCCCTATTTTCACTGTTACTCTGGTTCTCATGAAACCACAGTGATGCCTTATTACACACCATATCACATCAAATTTTCATCTGGCCCTACTCCCACTTCTCCGACCTGATTTCTACATCCCAACACAAATGGGATACTCAGATCAGTCTTACCACTAGCTCCCATGTTTGCCAGTAGAGTCCTTCCTCTGCATTTCCCCCCTGTCCTTACCTTCTCTTATTTACCCTCTAAGGCCTGTTAGCCTCCAATGGCTCAGCTTAGGCTTTTGTTTCTTCTGGACTCTAGCTTCTCCTACCCACATAATCCATCTTGGAAGAGTGGGTAAAGCACTGGATTGGGATCTGAAGGTCTAGTGTGGTTTTATCACTTTTCAGCTGGGCAAATCACCTAATGCACCTGAGCCTGTTTTCCTCACTTGCCCAGTCCCTCTTGCAAATGAGTGCCATAGAAGGGCTTATAGACTATTAAGAAGGATGAAAACATTAAGTATTGAACTGTGGTTAAGACTGTAGAATTGAGTATTCACTCTCCTCTTCAAAATGAGGCGTATACCAGAGTCCTTACTCCCGAGCAGCCTCACCAGGAACCGTAGGAACATGCCTATCAGAATGCAAACTCCATTCGGCCCCCTCCTGCTAGCACAGAATTGTGCTGTTGGACAGCTTTCACTTCCTAGCTGATCTTCCCATATAGGGCTGCCAAGGATCACCAGTCCTTTCATGCGCAGGTGTTACCACCTTTCCGGTTCTGGCCCTAGCTCTGATCTTATATGGGTATTATGCTTGGCTCTGACCTGGGGAATGGGCCTGATTTATGTGTGTTTCCCATGCACTGTGTACTCAGCATGGTTCTTTTAGCCTCTTACGTATTGCACCCGGTAAGCATATTTACTCTCTTGAGGGCATTCTAGTGGGAAGAGAGCCAGATGTTCTTGATATCACCCTGGTCTCTGATCTAGGTGTGTATGGATCCATGGTCAATAATGGGCATTAGAATTTGGTTATATGGGTGAAGGTTGGATATATGAATCCTGGACACTACCCTAAGCATGCTGTTTTATGCCCCGTTTGGTGCCTTATATCAGATCTAATACAGCTACCATATTCACCTAGAATTCTGCAAGATAACCTATCAGGGACTCTGATCCACAATGATGGATCCACGTTTTAGCCTCTTTGAACATTAAGTTTGGAGCTGGACCTGGGAAAACAATTCACAGCCCATGAACCTTGGCACTTCTCATCTCCTGGAAATTCAGGGGTGGGCTTTATAGCAAGAGGGTAAGGAGAAGACATACTTGGTATCAAGGGAGGGCAGTAAATGTAGCAGAGATGCCCAGTACACAGGAAAACGTTCCACTGGGCTCAGGAAATGTCATTACTAGAGAAAGAGCCTGGGTCTCTTCCACTAAACTTTCATGATTCTAGAAACCATGTGAGATTAATACCAGTAAGCCTGATGAAGCAAAGGAAGTAACCTAGATTCATGATTAGTTGCCAGGGTGGGGTCAGGAAAGTATAAAACCATAGTTGAGCAGAAGTAGACTTGGGCAGGAGGAAATGTGTTCAGGTGAATGGTGCAGCACGAAAGTACCATGCCAGGGTTGGGAGCTCCATGGTGCAGCAGAAGTACATGGAAAGGCCAGGCCAGAGGAGTGCATTACTAACCAGAAGGCCTGTATCTGAGGATATAAGAACCTGGCTGTTCTTACCGCTGTTCCAAGTATACTTGACCGTGATTTAAGATTAAGCTGTATGTGCCAAGAACATACCAGAAAGAGAGAAACTAATAATACAactatatttgattttttctatGATTATAGTAGGTACTAGCTCAATAATATTAGAATTGAATTCAAAGCAATAGCATAATTCAGAATGgactaacattttctttcttctgatatTCCCCCTGGGAAATCAGCCACATTGCTGTGAGGAAGCCTGGGCTACATGGAGAAGCCCACATGAAGAGGCCCATGTGGAGAGGAACTGAGGCCCTGACACTTGGCCCCATCTGCACTACCAGCTGATAGCCAGCATGAGCCTGCCAGCCAGGTGAGTGTGCACACTGGGAATGGATCCTCTAACTCTCAGGTGAGCTGCCCCAGCTGATGCTGTGTGGAGCAGAGACAAGCCCTCCTCCTACCTCCTGAGCTCTGCTCAAATTGCAGATTTGTGAGAAAAAGAAACCAGTTattactgttttaagccactaaaaaaaatatataaatgataaaattgtCTTGgatatgtatgtaccacattatACACAATCACAATTACATAAAGCAAAACacctcaaaagaacaaaaatcaacaaaaggtAGGACATTTTCATGGGGATTTTTTTAGCCTGTGACagataaaattcacaaaaattaGATATATAGGggataagaataataaaatataataaagttgGTCTAAACCAACtgttttcaaagtgtggtttGGATACCTCAGAGTCCTCAGGACCCTTTCAAAGTGTTTGCGATGtcaaaactattttaataataatactaagaaTGTTATTAGTCTGTTTCACAATCATTCTTTCATAAGTATACAGTGGAGCTTTCCAGAGGCTATTAGACATGAAATTGCAACAgcttgaatgcagaagcagataggAGAATACAGCTATTATCTATCAAGCCaggtttgcaaaaataaaaagcaatgccactcttctcactaatttttttggaaaatagttattttttattaaagtgttatttatattaacatataattacATTATCTTTcaaggccagcacagtggctcacacctgtaatcccagaatttcaggaggccaaggtggccagatcacttgagtccaggagtttaaggctgcaatgagctatgatcgcgccactgcactccggcctgggtgacagtacgAGATACAACAGATGAACACACTTCCTGTTTATGTGCTTTAGTTCCTTTGTATGTGCATTTTAGAAAAGTCAGAAGTCTTTGGTACTTTGCAGCATGTGTGCATTGGTACAACTTCTAGGAAGGGCAATTTGGCACCATCTATCAGATTTACTTATGTGCAAAATGATATGTACAAGTTTATTCCAGCCTGATTTGTAATAGCAAGAAGAAATGGAACTAGCCTGAATGTCCCTCAATAGAGTACTGGTTAAATAAGTcatggtatatacccaaaataaaatataatgcaattaaaaataaatttaagaagagcAAGGAAGCTCTCCATATATGGGTGTGGAATAATGTCCAAAActgttaagtgaaaaagcaaaaTTCATATCATGGTTGAGTATGTGCTCATTTGTATAAAAAGAGGGTAAACAGAATATTCCAGGAGGATATGCAAGAAACTGTTAACATTGGTTGCCTTTGGCAGCTGAAGGGCGAGGTGAGAGACTTTCCACTGAATCCCCTTTTAcaccttttgaattttgaaccagGTGGGTAAATAACttagtcaaaataaaataaaataaaataaaattggtggaacaaaaataaaaaggtgacttgatggaaaagaaaggagaaagaaaaggagtaaAAGACATAGGGAgctacatatatacattatgtcatacatacatacatgcatagaGAGATGTTTACTGCTTTAATCTGGGCTGTCACCCTGACTCACCTTACGGACTTCCTTTTGCTCCCTCCTCTTTTGCCTCATAGAGTCTGCAGACCATACTTAAATTCCCACATCTCCATGATTGAAGAGAATATAAAGATGAAACTGAAGTTCACCTTTTTAATAGGACTATATCCTCCAAGATCCTAGAAAGCGTTGTGTGGCCCTGATTCAGAGGTCTGCTTTCCTATGGCACCAAAACAATTTTTACTTGGAAAGgacactaacatttattgaataaacctCATCCCAGCCAAGAGCTTCTTAATCTTTGTCTCATTCCCTCACCAACCTTGGGAGATAGACTGATTGGGAACTGAAGTTCAAAGAGGTTGAATGGGGTTACCTACCTGCTAAATTCTAGTCCCCTCGCTAGTAAATGATGAGGTTAGGCCATGaggtctgcctgactccaaagACCTTGCCCTTTCCAATACTTCATGCTGCCTCCATAATTGAGGGTGGTAGAATGCAGAACAGGGAGTCATTTGTCACTGTGGTGGAGAAAGGATTGGTTTTTGACTTTGGGATTTAGGGATACATatgtcctccttcctccttcccctcctagAGCAAGAGCTAGAAGTGAAAGAATAGAAGGTGATGACAACACTGCATATATTTCCGTTTTATTTCTTCCGATCTACTAATTAACATTTGTTGGGCAGTAGCCATAAACAATCCTAGCCAATGCAAGGAAACACCAAATATTGTCAAGCCCTCACATTGGTCATAACTGGAAGCAAACATGACATATATGGACTATATAATCAGTTTGCGTGGGCTACAGCAAGATGTTGCCCAAGAGCCTAGGCATGAGCTGGCTTCCTACGGCCTCCAAGCAGGAAAGAATGGAgctatacacagtcatctgaatatacaGAAGTGAACCCTGGGCCAGCCACATTCAGCCGTAACTTCCCCAGACTGTTTCTACAGGTGCAGTGTGCCAATCAGAAGAAAGGTGGCCAGCCTCAGGAGAAAGGACAGGAGAGTGACTCTGGCAGGCTTGCTCCATTGTAGAGATGAGATACACCAAGATAGTGACTTCCCAGCTTTTCTCCCAAAAGCACCCCTAATAGCTGAGAAGAATCTGGAGGCATAGCTACCATCACAGCTACACTAACCACCATACTTTACTGTATCCTTCAGGTGTCTGTCCTAGCTAGTTTTCTGGTCTGGCTCCTTCAGTCCCTGCAACAAGcctgtttattttcattatattgatgaGGTTATAGAGCTTGGACAAGTTACATGACTTTTCGAAGatcacatagctaataagtgTCAAGAGTCTTATTCTCAAAACCCTGGTCTGTCCAACTACAAGCCTGTGCTCCTGACTCCACTATTCTGCTTACCCTAAGCCTAAAGCTGCCCACTTCAAGCTCAAATCCTCTTGGAGgcttcatgcttttaaaaaaaaaaatccatgcaatTTTTTGCGTCCTAATTAATAATATATCTGTGTGTTTTagtgtaaaaattttttttaaattaccaattCAGTTATTTAGCTTTTTATTCCCCAAATCTTTGGTATCCTAGGCAGATGTGTCATATTTATCCTGGGCTTTATATACCTCTGGTTTGAGGGACTCTTGAACTTCATTTTAAGAAACATGGCCCAATGAGTACACAGTCAAGTCTTCATGTCCCTGAACACTGCATTATAAAATCAGCACTCcttgttctttgtatatttgtgtTATCAAATAACTATGTGATTATAATCTGGCTTCTCATATACCATAAGTGCAGAAGAGAATCAAAAGATTGAGTACCTGATTCCCTAAACTGTCAAATTTCCCGttgtatattaataaaatttgtatCATTTCACAAATAAGACTCTATGTTTTTGGTTATTGTTGCTCTTCCTAGAGAGATAGAATGTATTCCCAGCTTCCCTCATCCCCTTTCTTCTAAAATAATATCCCTGTATTAGAGTAATTATGCTGGCTGCTATAACAGACAACACCCCAAATCTCagagtcttaaaaaataaagttttatatctCGATTCCCTCACAGTCTGATGTAAGTTGCAAGGTCTCTACAGTATCTCTCCTTTGAGTGGTGATTAGGCTCCAGGCTCCTTCCCCCTGATGATCCTGACTTCTTATACAGGTAGCCTCCAAGTTTACCAAGATTTTACATCAACAGTCTTGACGGAGAACATCGTTTCTACCCAGATGCCATTGACTGTAACCTAACTTAAAAGGAGGGTAGGAAATAAGTCTTCCTTTGTGctcaggaagaggaaaagaacaatAGCAACAGAATTTGGTGAACCTAAAGCATTGTTTCTGCCATAACCCCCTTCCTTTGGGGAACTGCTGAAATCTAAGTCTCTAGTTTTGGTGGAGCTGGCAATTCAGAATCCTACCCCCAATGGCCTAGGAAGTGGGCAGGCCCATGACCTGAGCTCAGCCAAGTCAGGTTTATCTCTCTCTGTAATTTGAATCATGAGCAGGGCCTCAAGCGCAGAAGGAGCTGTCCAGTGGCAGTGCCCAGAGAGAAGGGCCGTGGGTGCCGGCTGTAGAAATCCTGTAGACAGACTGGGTCCTGTCCCTCCTGATGCCCAGTTGTCCAGCTCTTCCATCAAGTCTGTGAGATCCCCACTATCCTTCCAATTAGTTCCCTACTTGTGATTAAGTTAGAATTTgtttctgggccgggcgcagtggctcacgcctataatcctagcactttgggaggcgaaggcaggctgattgcctgagcttaggagaccagcttgggcaacatagcaaaaccccatctctactaaaaagacaaaaaattagccgggcatggtggtcataccttgtagtcccagctattcgagaagctgaggcaggagactcgcttgaactcaggaggcagaggttgcagtgagccgagatggcaccactgcattccagcctgggtgacagagccagactctgtctcaaacaaacaaaacaaaacaaaacaaaaaaacccccaaaaacagtgtttctcttACTTGTACCCAAAtgcaattattaattattaatcttAATTAATACCCAATATTTGCCACCTATATGCTAACAAGCAGATTTCCCATCTCTTCATGACTCGACCCTTGGGGATATGATGGGCTATCTGGCCAACCTTTTTCAGATGACATCTCTCTATCTTATTAAGATCTTTAATCTTCTAAGTGCATGAGAAAAGCAAGAAACAGTACAAAGCAGATGTTTAAGGCCAAAGAAGTCATAAAGACAACATGCCATCCTCCGCAGGGATGTCAGGTGGATGATGGGGTCATATCCAGGAGTGATCTCTGAAGAAAGATCCCATACATCAATTTGTCAACCTATTTCACAGACAAAAATCAGGATTCTAAAATAACACTGTCCAGTAGAATTACACTGCAGGCTACacatataatttttagttttctggaaGCCATATTAAATAATGTAAACAGACAATTGAAattgattttaataatatattttatttaacccaatacatCCAAAATATTACTGTTTCAACATgttatcaatataaaaaattattagtgaGATACATTCTTTCCATCATACCATGCCTCAAAATCTAATGTGTGTTTTATAGTTACTGCACATATCAACTGAGACCAGTCACATTTCAGATGCTCAGTGGGTACATGTGGCTAGTGAAATGACCTAATAGTCCCATAGACAGTTGTTTTTGGATAAACGTAGAAATTGGCCCTTCtagtcttaaagcttgaaacttagaGCTGTAAGTTGTTTCGGATGGTTGTACATCCCCATCTCCTCCATCATGACATTGGTTCTTCCGAGAGTTCTTTTCCCCTTGTCTGTATAGGTGATTCAGGTCAGCCCTGACCTGGCTCCAGGCTTTGGTTCCTCCTCCTCCCAAGAGCAACTACAGGTGGAATTTGTGGCACCCATCTCCACTAGCTAGTGACACCGACTAACAGTCCCATAGACAGTTgtttttggataaacatagaaattgacccttgtttgtatctgagttccttcctcaggaaaggatCCCCAGGCCTCTCAcgaagtatcaaagaactgaaaccacGTCATTGCATCCACACAATGAAACGCCAGgcccctcattcatcatgattgcttccttacgCCTCTCGAGTTCCTGTTTTCTCAGACATAGTAACAtgtcttccctgctatataaacccctaattttaaTCAGTAAGAGAGATGAATTTGAGAC comes from the Pan troglodytes isolate AG18354 chromosome 8, NHGRI_mPanTro3-v2.0_pri, whole genome shotgun sequence genome and includes:
- the SLC35G1 gene encoding solute carrier family 35 member G1 isoform X2; translated protein: MRPQDSTGVAELQEPGLPLTDDAPPGATEEPAAAEAAGAPDREAKKKAPCPGLGLFYTLLSAFLFSVGSLFVKKVQDVHAVEISAFRCVFQMLVVIPCLIYRKTGFIGPKGQRIFLILRGVLGSTAMMLIYYAYQTMSLADATVITFSSPVFTSIFAWICLKEKYSPWDALFTVFTITGVILIVRPPFLFGSDTSGMEESYSGHLKGTFAAIGSAVFAASTLVILRKMGKSVDYFLSIWYYVVLGLVESVIILSVLGEWSLPYCGLDRLFLVFIGLFGLGGQIFITKALQIEKAGPVAIMKTMDVVFAFIFQIIFFNNVPTWWTVGGALCVVASNVGAAIRKWYQSSK
- the SLC35G1 gene encoding solute carrier family 35 member G1 isoform X1, which produces MRPQDSTGVAELQEPGLPLTDDAPPGATEEPAAAEAAGAPDRGRCWLCLSSPCCSRTEPEAKKKAPCPGLGLFYTLLSAFLFSVGSLFVKKVQDVHAVEISAFRCVFQMLVVIPCLIYRKTGFIGPKGQRIFLILRGVLGSTAMMLIYYAYQTMSLADATVITFSSPVFTSIFAWICLKEKYSPWDALFTVFTITGVILIVRPPFLFGSDTSGMEESYSGHLKGTFAAIGSAVFAASTLVILRKMGKSVDYFLSIWYYVVLGLVESVIILSVLGEWSLPYCGLDRLFLVFIGLFGLGGQIFITKALQIEKAGPVAIMKTMDVVFAFIFQIIFFNNVPTWWTVGGALCVVASNVGAAIRKWYQSSK